A genomic segment from Bradyrhizobium diazoefficiens USDA 110 encodes:
- a CDS encoding MFS transporter translates to MAVQVPHDFRRVIVAASVGNVIEWYDFYIFGSLAAVLSVKFFEQSHPVAALLSTIALFTAGFLIRPLGAFLFGWMGDRVGRKYTFLITLSGMGLGTGAIGLIPTYQSIGLTAAFVLFGLRMIQGLCLGGEYGGAITYVAEHVPDDKRGYYTGWLQTSPTLGIVVSLAVIVLTRTWFGNQVFDEWAWRVPFLVSFLLVAIAIYIRLQLQETPIFQEIRARGQMTTNPWKEAFLSSNIKYIGIAIVVLIGQGVVWYSGQFWALYFLQQVSKVDALTSAYIVGAALLIATPSLIFFGWLSDQIGRKPVILGGMLLAAITYYPLYLWLGTVTQPGNINYPTAIFIIFILVCYVGMVYGPVGAFLAEFFPARIRYTSVSVPYHIGNGWGGGLVPFITSAAFAATGSIGYALIYPIAVPAVCFVLAVFLMPETRKISIWQPIEPRAAL, encoded by the coding sequence ATGGCAGTTCAAGTACCGCACGATTTCCGCCGCGTGATCGTTGCTGCATCGGTGGGAAACGTCATCGAATGGTATGATTTCTATATCTTTGGCAGCCTGGCCGCCGTTCTGTCGGTCAAGTTCTTCGAGCAATCCCACCCGGTTGCAGCCCTCCTCAGCACCATCGCTCTGTTCACTGCGGGCTTCCTGATCCGCCCCCTGGGAGCCTTCCTCTTTGGATGGATGGGTGACAGGGTCGGACGAAAATATACATTCCTCATCACGCTGAGCGGAATGGGACTGGGTACGGGAGCAATCGGGTTGATCCCGACCTACCAGTCCATCGGTCTAACGGCGGCGTTCGTTCTGTTCGGCTTGCGCATGATCCAGGGTCTGTGCCTGGGCGGCGAATATGGCGGCGCCATCACCTATGTCGCGGAGCATGTGCCGGACGACAAGCGCGGCTACTACACCGGCTGGCTACAGACCTCTCCGACTCTCGGCATCGTGGTGTCGCTGGCCGTGATCGTCCTGACACGGACCTGGTTCGGCAATCAGGTCTTCGACGAATGGGCCTGGCGCGTTCCGTTCCTGGTGTCTTTCCTGCTGGTGGCCATCGCGATCTACATTCGGCTCCAGCTCCAGGAGACGCCGATCTTCCAGGAGATCAGGGCCCGCGGCCAAATGACGACGAACCCGTGGAAGGAGGCCTTCCTCAGCTCCAACATCAAATACATCGGGATCGCGATCGTGGTCCTGATCGGACAGGGCGTGGTCTGGTACAGCGGCCAGTTCTGGGCGCTGTACTTCCTGCAGCAGGTCTCCAAGGTGGATGCGCTGACCTCGGCCTACATCGTGGGAGCCGCGCTGCTGATCGCAACGCCGAGCCTGATCTTCTTCGGCTGGCTGTCGGATCAGATCGGCCGCAAGCCGGTGATCCTGGGCGGCATGCTGCTCGCTGCGATCACGTACTATCCGCTCTATCTGTGGCTGGGAACGGTCACGCAGCCCGGCAACATCAACTATCCGACCGCGATCTTCATTATCTTCATCCTGGTTTGCTACGTCGGGATGGTGTACGGGCCGGTCGGCGCGTTTCTGGCGGAATTCTTCCCCGCCAGGATCAGGTACACGTCGGTCTCCGTGCCGTACCACATCGGCAACGGTTGGGGTGGCGGATTAGTGCCGTTCATCACCTCGGCGGCATTCGCCGCGACCGGCAGCATCGGCTACGCGCTGATCTACCCGATTGCGGTGCCTGCGGTGTGCTTCGTGCTTGCGGTCTTCCTGATGCCGGAGACTCGCAAGATCAGCATCTGGCAACCGATCGAGCCCAGAGCCGCATTGTAA
- a CDS encoding DUF2171 domain-containing protein, producing MQNIAEHMEVIGADGVHIGTVDKVEGHRIKLTKKDSGEGSHRGHHHFIDKGLVAGVEGNKVRLSAKADVAVTMEEEK from the coding sequence ATGCAGAACATTGCAGAGCATATGGAAGTCATCGGTGCCGACGGCGTCCACATCGGCACCGTCGACAAGGTCGAGGGCCATCGGATCAAGCTGACCAAGAAGGACAGCGGCGAGGGCAGCCACAGGGGCCATCATCACTTCATCGACAAGGGCCTCGTCGCCGGCGTCGAGGGCAACAAGGTCCGGCTGTCGGCCAAGGCGGATGTCGCCGTGACGATGGAAGAGGAAAAGTAG
- the gltX gene encoding glutamate--tRNA ligase, whose translation MTDSVVTRFAPSPTGFLHIGGARTALFNWLYAKKHGGKMLLRIEDTDRERSTEAAIGAILDGLKWLELGWDGDVIYQFSRAARHREVAEQLLADGKAYRCYATAEELTAMREKARAEGRTRLYDGMWRDRDPATAPSDVKPTIRLRAPQTGETVIEDQVQGRVVWQNENLDDLVLLRGDGNPTYMLAVVVDDHDMGVTHVIRGDDHLINAARQKQIHDAMGWALPSMSHIPLIHGPDGSKLSKRHGALGVDAYRAMGYLPAALRNYLVRLGWSHGDQEIFSTEEMIAAFDLSSVGRAAARFDFAKLENLNGHYIRHADDQSLVKMFEDVLDHVVPSRDELKAKLNDTTRAQLLKAMPALKERAKTLIELIDSAYFIFADRPLELDPKAQALLTPDNRKLIGQLHSALENVETWSGATTEAALRAFAEENSLKLGAVAQPLRAALTGRTTSPGIFEVLDVLGRQESLGRLKDQAKD comes from the coding sequence ATGACCGATTCCGTCGTCACCCGCTTTGCTCCCTCGCCGACCGGCTTCCTCCATATCGGGGGTGCCCGCACGGCGCTGTTCAACTGGCTCTATGCGAAGAAGCATGGCGGCAAGATGCTGCTCCGGATCGAGGACACCGACCGGGAGCGCTCTACGGAGGCGGCGATCGGCGCCATCCTCGACGGGTTGAAATGGCTCGAGCTCGGCTGGGACGGCGACGTCATCTACCAGTTCAGCCGCGCCGCCCGCCACCGCGAGGTCGCCGAGCAGCTGCTTGCCGACGGCAAGGCCTATCGCTGCTACGCCACCGCCGAGGAGCTCACCGCCATGCGTGAGAAGGCGCGCGCGGAGGGCCGCACTCGCCTCTATGACGGCATGTGGCGGGACCGCGACCCGGCCACGGCACCGAGCGACGTCAAGCCCACCATTCGCCTGCGCGCGCCGCAGACCGGCGAGACCGTGATCGAGGACCAGGTCCAGGGCCGCGTGGTCTGGCAGAACGAGAACCTCGACGACCTCGTCCTTTTGCGCGGCGATGGCAACCCGACCTACATGCTCGCGGTGGTCGTGGACGACCACGACATGGGCGTCACCCACGTCATCCGCGGCGACGACCATCTGATCAACGCCGCCCGCCAGAAGCAGATCCATGATGCGATGGGCTGGGCGCTGCCGAGCATGTCCCACATCCCCCTGATCCACGGCCCGGACGGCTCGAAGCTGTCGAAGCGCCACGGCGCGCTCGGCGTCGACGCCTACCGCGCCATGGGGTACCTGCCGGCCGCACTCCGCAACTACCTCGTGCGGCTCGGCTGGAGCCATGGCGACCAGGAGATCTTCTCGACCGAGGAGATGATCGCGGCGTTCGACCTCTCGAGCGTAGGCCGCGCCGCCGCTCGCTTCGACTTCGCCAAGCTCGAAAACCTCAACGGCCATTACATCCGCCACGCCGACGATCAATCACTCGTGAAGATGTTCGAGGATGTGCTGGACCACGTCGTGCCCAGCCGCGACGAGCTTAAGGCCAAGTTAAACGACACCACGCGCGCGCAGCTTCTCAAGGCCATGCCGGCCCTGAAGGAGCGCGCCAAGACGCTGATCGAGCTGATCGACAGCGCCTATTTCATCTTCGCCGACCGGCCCCTGGAGCTCGATCCCAAGGCGCAGGCGCTGCTGACGCCCGACAACCGCAAGCTGATCGGCCAGCTTCATTCCGCGCTGGAGAATGTCGAGACATGGAGCGGCGCCACGACGGAAGCCGCGCTGCGCGCCTTTGCCGAGGAAAATAGTCTCAAGCTTGGCGCGGTCGCCCAGCCGCTGCGGGCGGCGCTGACCGGACGGACCACGTCGCCTGGTATATTTGAGGTTTTGGACGTGCTGGGACGCCAGGAAAGTTTGGGTCGGCTTAAGGATCAGGCCAAGGACTAG
- a CDS encoding GAF domain-containing protein gives MKTFIRVVELWVPDRTRMRLEFGGGLYGEGLSAFKAVSEDLRFGYDEGLPGKAWASGHPVILTKFANSYFKRTDQALAAGLTCGVAVPVFSGEFLQAVMVLFCGDDEAHVGAIELWHNDPDSSHEMGLVDGYYGTADMFEFNSRHTRFPRGFGLPGRTWKAGLPLIIKDLHNARSFLRWEDAAEVGINLGVGVPYRTGTDQTWVLTFLSAQATPIARRFEIWVPNEARSALVFRAGDCSAQTDLAALYADKSIARGDGSIGGAWATGMPALNDDLGHDGSAAAAEARAIGLSQMVALPVIGSAGLEAVLAWYL, from the coding sequence ATGAAAACCTTCATTCGCGTCGTTGAACTCTGGGTGCCGGACCGGACGCGTATGCGGCTGGAATTCGGCGGCGGCCTCTACGGCGAAGGGCTGTCTGCGTTCAAGGCCGTGAGCGAGGACTTGCGCTTCGGATACGACGAGGGCCTTCCCGGCAAGGCCTGGGCCAGCGGCCATCCCGTGATCCTCACTAAATTCGCCAACTCCTATTTCAAGCGGACCGACCAGGCGCTCGCGGCCGGCCTCACCTGCGGCGTGGCGGTCCCGGTGTTTTCAGGCGAGTTTTTGCAGGCCGTCATGGTGCTGTTCTGCGGCGACGACGAGGCGCATGTCGGCGCGATCGAGCTCTGGCACAATGATCCCGATAGCTCCCACGAGATGGGGCTCGTCGACGGCTACTATGGCACCGCCGACATGTTCGAATTCAACTCCCGCCACACCAGGTTTCCCCGCGGCTTCGGTCTGCCCGGACGCACCTGGAAAGCGGGCCTGCCGCTGATCATCAAGGACCTGCACAACGCCAGGAGTTTTCTGCGCTGGGAAGACGCCGCCGAGGTCGGGATCAATCTCGGCGTCGGCGTGCCCTATCGGACCGGCACCGACCAGACCTGGGTGCTGACTTTCCTGTCCGCACAGGCGACGCCGATTGCGCGACGCTTCGAGATCTGGGTGCCGAACGAGGCCCGTTCGGCACTGGTCTTTCGCGCCGGCGATTGCAGCGCGCAGACAGACCTTGCCGCGCTCTATGCGGACAAATCCATCGCCAGGGGCGACGGCAGCATCGGCGGAGCCTGGGCCACCGGAATGCCCGCGCTCAACGACGATCTCGGGCACGACGGCTCGGCCGCAGCCGCGGAGGCCCGCGCAATCGGACTGAGCCAGATGGTGGCCCTGCCGGTAATCGGGAGTGCCGGGCTCGAAGCCGTGCTGGCCTGGTACCTATAG
- a CDS encoding glutamine--tRNA ligase/YqeY domain fusion protein, whose product MTEPVAAEVGRDFIRDIIQADLDQAKYREIVTRFPPEPNGYLHIGHAKSIALNFGIAQEFPGRCHLRFDDTNPVKEEQEYIDSIQADVHWLGFDWGKNLFFASDYFDRLYEWAETLIRDGLAYVDDQTQEEIRTSRGTLTEPGKNSPFRDRSVDENLDLFRRMKAGEFPNGARVLRAKIDMAAGNINLRDPVLYRILHAHHPRTGNAWCIYPSYDYAHGQSDAIEGITHSICTLEFEDHRPLYDWFIEKLPVPSKPHQYEFARLNLTYTLLSKRVLTQLVREGHVAGWDDPRMPTMAGMRRRGVPPAALREFVKRIGVAKANSVVDVGMLEFCIREELNRTAQRRMAVLKPLKVVIENYPEGQTEELEAINHPDDPSAGTRKITFGRELYIEQDDFMENPPKKFFRLSPGNEVRLRYAYFVKCTGVIKNESGEVVELRCTYDPATRGGNAPDGRKVKATMHWLSAAASKPAEIRIYNQLFANPSPDASNFAADLNPQSLEILSNARVEASVAESNSTEPMQFERQGYFVRDKDSTPGKPVFSRTIGLRDTFAKEVAKG is encoded by the coding sequence ATGACAGAACCGGTGGCAGCTGAGGTTGGGCGCGATTTCATTCGTGACATCATCCAGGCCGACCTCGATCAGGCCAAATACAGGGAGATCGTGACCCGGTTCCCGCCGGAGCCGAACGGCTACCTGCATATCGGCCACGCCAAGTCGATCGCGCTCAATTTCGGCATCGCCCAGGAGTTTCCGGGTCGCTGCCATCTGCGTTTCGACGACACCAATCCGGTCAAGGAAGAGCAGGAATATATCGATTCCATCCAGGCCGACGTGCACTGGCTCGGCTTCGACTGGGGCAAGAACCTGTTCTTTGCCTCGGATTATTTCGACCGCCTGTACGAATGGGCGGAGACGCTGATCCGCGACGGGCTCGCCTATGTCGACGACCAGACCCAGGAGGAGATCCGCACCTCCCGCGGCACGCTGACCGAGCCCGGCAAGAACTCGCCATTCCGCGACCGCAGCGTGGATGAGAACCTCGACCTGTTCCGCCGCATGAAGGCGGGCGAATTCCCCAACGGCGCGCGCGTGCTGCGGGCCAAGATCGACATGGCCGCGGGCAACATCAATCTGCGCGATCCCGTGCTGTACCGCATCCTGCATGCGCATCATCCGCGCACCGGCAACGCATGGTGCATCTATCCGAGCTACGACTATGCCCACGGCCAGTCGGACGCGATCGAGGGCATCACGCACTCGATCTGCACGCTGGAGTTCGAGGACCACCGGCCGCTCTACGACTGGTTCATCGAGAAGCTGCCGGTGCCGTCGAAGCCGCACCAGTACGAGTTCGCGCGGCTGAACCTGACCTACACGCTGCTCTCGAAGCGCGTGCTGACCCAGCTCGTGCGCGAGGGCCATGTCGCGGGTTGGGACGATCCGCGCATGCCGACCATGGCGGGCATGCGCCGTCGCGGTGTGCCGCCGGCGGCGCTGCGTGAATTCGTCAAGCGCATCGGCGTCGCCAAGGCCAACAGCGTGGTCGATGTCGGCATGCTCGAATTCTGCATCCGCGAGGAGCTGAACCGCACCGCGCAGCGTCGCATGGCGGTGCTGAAGCCGCTCAAGGTCGTGATCGAGAACTATCCGGAAGGGCAGACCGAGGAGCTCGAGGCGATCAACCATCCGGACGATCCCTCCGCCGGCACGCGGAAGATCACGTTCGGCCGCGAGCTCTATATCGAGCAGGACGACTTCATGGAGAACCCTCCCAAGAAGTTCTTCCGCCTGTCGCCCGGCAACGAGGTCCGGCTGCGCTACGCCTATTTCGTCAAATGCACCGGCGTGATCAAGAACGAGAGCGGCGAGGTGGTGGAGCTGCGCTGCACCTACGATCCCGCGACCAGGGGCGGCAATGCGCCCGACGGCCGCAAGGTCAAGGCGACCATGCACTGGCTGTCGGCGGCAGCGTCGAAGCCGGCGGAGATCCGCATCTACAACCAGCTGTTCGCGAACCCGAGCCCGGACGCCTCGAACTTTGCCGCCGATCTCAATCCGCAGTCGCTGGAGATTCTCAGCAATGCCCGAGTCGAGGCATCGGTCGCGGAGAGCAATTCCACCGAGCCGATGCAGTTCGAGCGCCAGGGATATTTCGTGCGCGACAAGGACTCGACGCCCGGCAAGCCGGTGTTTTCACGCACCATCGGCCTGCGCGACACGTTCGCGAAGGAAGTCGCGAAAGGTTGA
- a CDS encoding YybH family protein: protein MSSEADAIVSAIIAKWCAGFANLDAAALSSLYAKSAFFFGSNPKLYRGRDGVADYFNGLPRWRKPSAAFSEVQAAQAGPDIINMAAIVSFDFAGERPELVVKMSWVITREDADWKIVNHHASSRVPMI, encoded by the coding sequence ATGAGCAGTGAGGCCGACGCCATCGTTTCCGCCATCATCGCGAAATGGTGCGCCGGCTTCGCAAATCTCGATGCGGCCGCGCTGTCGTCGCTGTATGCCAAGAGCGCGTTCTTCTTCGGCTCTAACCCGAAGCTCTATCGGGGCAGGGACGGCGTTGCCGATTACTTCAATGGCCTGCCGCGATGGCGCAAGCCGAGTGCTGCGTTTTCCGAGGTGCAGGCCGCGCAGGCCGGTCCTGATATCATCAACATGGCCGCGATCGTGTCGTTCGATTTCGCGGGCGAACGCCCGGAACTCGTCGTCAAGATGAGCTGGGTCATCACGCGCGAGGACGCCGACTGGAAGATCGTCAATCACCACGCCTCGTCGAGGGTCCCGATGATCTAG
- a CDS encoding SPW repeat protein, whose protein sequence is MRIQHWQDAGSLLVGVWLVLSSLVLGLSGAAVWITIALGLGVMLFAVEAFVVPSYLEEWGEMLLGLALVLAPWSIGYEPVSATVSSVLSGLLVILLAAWELITDRDFSTWWHDHWPHRAG, encoded by the coding sequence ATGCGCATCCAACATTGGCAAGACGCTGGTAGCCTGTTGGTGGGCGTGTGGCTGGTCCTGTCGTCCTTGGTCCTCGGCTTATCCGGGGCTGCTGTCTGGATCACCATCGCACTCGGGCTCGGCGTCATGCTGTTTGCCGTGGAGGCCTTTGTCGTCCCGTCCTACCTGGAAGAGTGGGGCGAAATGCTGCTGGGCTTGGCTCTGGTGCTGGCGCCTTGGTCCATTGGCTATGAGCCGGTATCGGCCACGGTCAGCAGCGTATTGTCGGGCCTATTGGTGATCTTGCTCGCTGCTTGGGAATTGATAACCGATCGCGACTTCAGCACCTGGTGGCACGATCACTGGCCTCACCGCGCCGGCTGA
- a CDS encoding ComEC/Rec2 family competence protein produces MAEPGRPARSQGIAGTWPVGRAAPAGGFAPAGFGAWPALVEALRAWMRAEAGAGRLLPWVPVAFGSGIALYFTADHEPVLWVVAAIAAALMLGAVLLRRSRLFAPAIMIAAIAAGFAVATWKTARIAHTVLAKPLYSVALSGFVETRDIRERTDRFVLRVAAMEAQRSEVKLERVRLSVRKGTAPEVGSFVQLKARLMPPISPVRPGSYDFSRDMFFQGIGASGFVMGAIAAAVPPDAGGLRLRYAAFMQGLRDAIDARVRATLEGDNRAIATALLTGRRDAITTPVNDAMFISGLGHVLSISGYHMAVVAGVVFFAVRALLALIPGLAVGFPIKKWSAAAALVAAAFYLLLSGAEVATQRSFFMTAVVLIAVMVDRRAITFRTLAVAALIVLAVAPEALVHPSFQMSFAATLGLVALVQIGMPNLFASPDHSATARIAMWGGREIAMLFLASLIAGLATTPYAAFHFHRVTPFGVLANLGAMPVVSALVMPAGLLGLLAAPFGLDGVFWWLMGIGIDWMVAVSRWVAALPGAVGRIPAFGIAPLIAASLGIIVMGLLRTPLRWSGALVLLVAILWGLADRQPDILIAGDGQSVAVRGRDGHLQMIRANKDGFLLKEWLAADADPRDAGSPSLAAGVSCDEAGCVTPLADGRLVALALRIDALADDCSRAALVVTARPAPADCVAMVVDRQRLAAQGALALTRRGDGFAVQAVKARGTDRPWSPATAGEGDFSASLAPQAAAPRNRDATPSEADLQAED; encoded by the coding sequence ATGGCGGAGCCGGGCCGGCCAGCACGGTCCCAAGGGATTGCGGGGACCTGGCCCGTTGGCCGGGCTGCTCCGGCCGGCGGGTTTGCGCCGGCGGGCTTTGGCGCCTGGCCCGCACTCGTCGAGGCGCTGCGCGCATGGATGCGCGCGGAGGCCGGCGCCGGGCGGCTGTTGCCGTGGGTGCCGGTCGCCTTCGGCAGCGGCATCGCACTCTACTTTACCGCCGATCACGAGCCGGTGCTGTGGGTCGTTGCCGCGATCGCGGCCGCGCTCATGCTTGGCGCCGTCCTGTTGCGGCGGAGCCGGCTGTTCGCCCCCGCGATCATGATCGCGGCGATTGCGGCCGGTTTTGCCGTGGCGACCTGGAAGACGGCGCGCATTGCTCACACCGTTCTCGCAAAACCGCTCTATTCGGTGGCGTTGTCGGGCTTCGTCGAGACGCGCGACATCCGCGAGCGCACCGACCGTTTCGTGCTGCGTGTCGCCGCGATGGAGGCGCAGCGGAGCGAGGTGAAGCTGGAGCGCGTGCGCCTCTCGGTGCGCAAGGGGACTGCGCCGGAGGTCGGCAGCTTCGTGCAGTTGAAGGCGCGGCTGATGCCGCCGATTTCGCCGGTGCGCCCCGGCAGCTACGATTTCTCGCGCGACATGTTTTTCCAGGGCATCGGCGCCTCCGGCTTCGTGATGGGGGCGATCGCGGCTGCGGTGCCGCCCGATGCCGGTGGCTTGCGGCTGCGCTATGCCGCCTTCATGCAGGGCCTGCGCGATGCGATCGACGCGCGCGTCCGGGCAACGCTCGAAGGCGACAATCGCGCGATCGCGACGGCGCTGCTGACGGGGCGGCGCGACGCGATCACCACGCCCGTCAACGATGCCATGTTCATTTCAGGGCTGGGCCATGTGCTCTCGATCTCCGGTTACCACATGGCGGTGGTCGCCGGCGTCGTGTTCTTCGCGGTCCGCGCGCTGCTCGCTCTGATTCCGGGACTGGCGGTCGGCTTCCCCATCAAGAAATGGTCGGCGGCTGCGGCGCTGGTGGCCGCCGCATTCTATCTGCTGCTCTCGGGCGCGGAGGTCGCGACGCAACGCTCGTTCTTCATGACCGCCGTGGTGCTGATCGCCGTCATGGTCGACCGACGCGCCATCACCTTCCGCACGCTGGCCGTGGCCGCGTTGATCGTGCTCGCGGTCGCGCCCGAAGCGCTGGTGCATCCGAGCTTCCAGATGTCGTTTGCGGCAACGCTGGGGCTGGTTGCGCTGGTGCAGATCGGCATGCCGAACCTGTTCGCTTCGCCCGATCATTCGGCGACCGCGCGCATCGCGATGTGGGGCGGCCGCGAGATCGCGATGCTGTTTCTGGCCTCGCTGATCGCGGGGCTTGCGACCACGCCCTATGCCGCCTTCCACTTCCACCGCGTCACCCCGTTCGGCGTGCTTGCCAACCTCGGGGCGATGCCGGTGGTGTCGGCGCTGGTGATGCCGGCGGGACTGCTCGGATTGCTCGCGGCGCCGTTCGGGCTCGACGGCGTGTTCTGGTGGCTGATGGGGATCGGCATCGACTGGATGGTCGCGGTCTCGCGCTGGGTGGCCGCGCTGCCGGGCGCGGTCGGCCGCATCCCGGCGTTCGGCATTGCGCCGCTGATCGCGGCGAGCCTCGGGATCATCGTGATGGGCCTGCTGCGCACGCCCTTACGCTGGTCAGGCGCGCTGGTGCTGTTGGTCGCGATCCTCTGGGGGCTGGCAGACCGGCAGCCGGATATTCTGATCGCCGGGGACGGCCAGAGTGTCGCGGTGCGGGGCAGGGACGGGCACCTGCAAATGATCCGGGCGAACAAGGACGGCTTTCTGCTGAAGGAGTGGTTGGCTGCCGACGCCGATCCGCGCGATGCCGGTAGTCCCTCGCTCGCCGCCGGCGTGTCGTGCGACGAGGCCGGCTGCGTGACGCCGCTCGCCGACGGGCGCCTGGTCGCGCTGGCCTTGCGCATCGACGCTCTGGCGGATGATTGCAGCCGCGCTGCGCTGGTGGTGACGGCGCGGCCGGCGCCAGCGGATTGTGTGGCGATGGTGGTCGACCGGCAGCGACTCGCCGCGCAAGGCGCGCTCGCGCTGACACGGCGTGGCGACGGCTTTGCGGTTCAGGCGGTGAAAGCGAGAGGCACCGATCGTCCGTGGTCGCCGGCGACCGCCGGCGAGGGCGATTTCAGCGCGAGCCTTGCGCCGCAGGCGGCGGCCCCCCGTAACCGGGACGCGACGCCGTCCGAGGCCGACCTGCAGGCCGAGGATTGA
- the glnA gene encoding type I glutamate--ammonia ligase yields MVAKCTTAEDLVKAITDEKVQMIDLRFTDLPGVWQHFSVPPSAVNADALNEGIGFDGSSIRGFQEIQESDMLVVADPTTAFVDPYSPAKTLVLICNIRDPVTGQSYSRDARYIAQKAEIHLKGTGRADTSYFGPEAEFFVFDEVRYAQGINYAMHAVDSSEGSWNTGSEEGPNLGHKPRPKEGYFPVPPTDSMQALRTEMVLTMESLGIQIEAHHHEVATGGQNEIDMRFTTLTRMADNLMIYKYVVKNTAHQHGKTATFMPKPLFEDNASGMHVHQSLWKGETNLFYDKGDYAELSQLGRYYIGGLLSHAWALCGLCAPTTNSYRRLVPGYEAPINLVYSQRNRSACCRIPMYSPNPRAKRVEFRSPDPSCNPYLAFAAMLMAGLDGIDKQIDPGSPIDKNLYDLPPTEAKEVKSTPGSLDQALDALERDHAFLLRGDVFTADVIETWLDYKRKKEVDPIRLRPHPYEFHLYYDI; encoded by the coding sequence ATGGTTGCGAAATGTACGACAGCCGAAGACCTCGTGAAGGCGATCACGGACGAGAAAGTCCAGATGATCGATTTGCGGTTCACCGACCTGCCGGGGGTGTGGCAACATTTTTCCGTCCCCCCGAGCGCGGTGAATGCCGATGCACTCAATGAGGGCATTGGATTCGATGGCTCATCGATCCGAGGCTTCCAGGAGATCCAGGAAAGCGACATGCTGGTCGTCGCCGATCCGACGACGGCATTCGTCGACCCCTATAGTCCGGCCAAAACGCTGGTTCTCATCTGCAACATCCGCGACCCCGTGACCGGCCAGTCCTACAGCCGGGATGCCCGCTACATCGCCCAGAAAGCCGAAATCCACCTTAAGGGCACCGGGCGCGCCGATACGAGCTATTTCGGCCCGGAAGCGGAGTTCTTCGTCTTCGACGAGGTGCGCTACGCACAGGGCATCAACTACGCCATGCACGCAGTCGACTCCAGCGAAGGCAGCTGGAACACCGGCTCTGAGGAAGGGCCGAACCTCGGCCACAAACCGCGCCCGAAGGAGGGATACTTTCCCGTTCCCCCGACCGACAGCATGCAGGCGCTACGCACCGAAATGGTGCTGACAATGGAATCTCTGGGGATCCAGATCGAGGCCCATCACCATGAAGTCGCAACCGGCGGCCAAAACGAGATCGACATGCGCTTCACCACCCTCACCCGGATGGCCGACAACCTGATGATCTACAAATACGTGGTGAAGAACACCGCGCATCAGCACGGCAAGACCGCGACATTCATGCCGAAGCCGCTGTTCGAGGACAACGCTTCGGGCATGCACGTTCACCAATCGCTCTGGAAGGGTGAGACCAATCTGTTCTACGACAAAGGTGACTACGCCGAGTTGAGCCAGCTCGGCCGCTACTATATCGGCGGGCTATTGAGCCACGCCTGGGCGTTGTGCGGGCTTTGCGCCCCCACGACGAATTCCTATCGGCGTCTGGTGCCGGGCTATGAAGCTCCGATCAACCTCGTCTACTCCCAGCGCAATCGCTCCGCCTGCTGCCGGATTCCAATGTATTCGCCGAATCCGCGCGCCAAGCGCGTCGAGTTTCGTTCGCCGGATCCGTCCTGCAATCCCTACCTGGCCTTCGCGGCAATGCTGATGGCTGGCCTCGACGGTATCGACAAGCAGATCGACCCCGGCAGCCCGATCGACAAGAATCTCTACGACCTCCCGCCTACTGAGGCGAAGGAGGTGAAGTCCACGCCAGGATCGCTGGACCAGGCGCTCGACGCGCTCGAGCGCGATCACGCATTCCTGCTACGCGGCGACGTCTTCACCGCCGACGTGATCGAAACCTGGCTCGACTACAAGCGCAAGAAGGAGGTCGACCCGATCCGCCTGCGACCTCATCCCTACGAGTTCCATCTCTACTACGACATCTAG